Proteins from one Piliocolobus tephrosceles isolate RC106 unplaced genomic scaffold, ASM277652v3 unscaffolded_13002, whole genome shotgun sequence genomic window:
- the LOC111534063 gene encoding RNA polymerase II elongation factor ELL-like: MQHISIPQPDCPAEARTFSFYLSNIGRDNPQGSFDCIQQYVSSHGDVHLDCLGSIQDKITVCATDDSYQKARQSMAQAEEETRSRSAIVIKAGGRYLGEQQVWQGCRVARQLPVSGGIWGLSRLGTGCALHRNDGPTEESLSRMCLDQSLGWEEKSSHMGLGAT, translated from the exons ATGCAGCACATCTCCATCCCCCAGCCCGACTGCCCCGCGGAGGCGCGGACGTTCTCCTTCTACCTCTCCAACATCGGCCGCGACAACCCCCAGGGCAGCTTTGACTGCATCCAGCAGTATGTCTCCAG TCATGGGGACGTCCACCTGGACTGCCTGGGCAGCATACAGGACAAGATCACAGTGTGCGCCACCGACGACTCCTACCAGAAGGCGCGGCAGAGCATGGCCCAGGCAGAGGAGGAGACACGGAGCCGCAGTGCCATTGTCATCAAGGCTGGAGGCCGCTACCTGGGTGAGCAGCAAGTTTGGCAGGGCTGCAGGGTGGCCAGGCAGCTGCCAGTGTCGGGAGGCATTTGGGGCCTGTCCAGGCTGGGCACTGGCTGTGCCCTGCACAGAAATGATGGGCCAACCGAGGAGTCCCTGAGCAGGATGTGCCTGGACCAGAGTCTGGGTTGGGAAGAGAAGTCTAGCCACATGGGCCTGGGGGCCACGTGA